The Alkalispirochaeta americana genome contains a region encoding:
- the pepT gene encoding peptidase T, protein MDLTQYHALLTDDVQERFLRYVRVHTTSDRHCEETPSTKRQFDLAHLLARELKEMGVSQVSVTDHCYVTARLPASPGVTAPPLLLLAHLDTAPDLSGEGVSPRLWESYDGSPLELGHGYRLDPAEYPDLLDYIGDTVITTDGSTLLGADDKAGVAEIMSALRFLQDHPEVEHGLIEVIFTPDEEIGRGVDKIPLEWITAQFAFTLDGGRQGSIEAECFSAWQVQVEIEGYVIHPGSAKNKLVNAVALAGRYLAAIPQAESPEATEGRDGFYCPVEVRGDYGRAEIELIVRDFDQAQVDRRVAYLKELGKTLELAYPRSRIEVRARQQYLNMYDTISRHPFVMDVLEKAVRAAGLEPVLEPIRGGTDGSRLTEMGIPTPNIFAGGFNFHGRYEWIPVSAMRRATETILHLVRLWKDEVPEKS, encoded by the coding sequence ATGGATCTTACACAATATCATGCCCTGCTCACCGACGATGTACAGGAACGGTTTCTCCGGTACGTTCGGGTTCATACCACCAGTGACCGCCATTGCGAAGAGACTCCCTCCACAAAAAGGCAGTTCGATCTGGCTCATTTGCTGGCCCGGGAACTGAAGGAAATGGGAGTTTCCCAGGTATCTGTCACTGACCATTGTTACGTAACGGCCCGGCTCCCCGCCTCTCCGGGGGTAACGGCTCCGCCCCTGCTTCTGCTGGCTCACCTTGATACGGCGCCCGATCTCTCGGGTGAGGGTGTGTCTCCCCGGCTCTGGGAATCCTACGACGGTTCTCCCCTGGAGCTGGGTCACGGATATCGCCTGGACCCGGCGGAATATCCGGATTTGCTCGATTATATTGGCGATACGGTGATAACCACCGACGGCTCCACTCTTTTGGGGGCCGACGACAAGGCGGGTGTGGCTGAAATCATGAGCGCCCTGCGTTTTCTTCAGGATCATCCTGAGGTTGAACATGGCTTGATCGAGGTGATCTTTACGCCCGATGAAGAGATCGGCCGGGGTGTCGATAAAATTCCTCTGGAGTGGATCACGGCACAATTCGCCTTTACTCTGGACGGGGGCCGCCAGGGAAGCATCGAGGCGGAGTGTTTCTCGGCCTGGCAGGTTCAGGTGGAGATCGAAGGGTACGTGATTCACCCGGGGAGCGCCAAAAACAAACTGGTGAACGCCGTGGCTCTGGCGGGCCGCTATCTGGCGGCGATTCCCCAGGCCGAAAGCCCCGAGGCAACGGAGGGTCGCGACGGCTTTTACTGCCCCGTGGAGGTCCGGGGGGACTACGGCCGGGCCGAGATAGAGTTGATCGTTCGCGACTTTGATCAGGCCCAGGTGGATCGCCGCGTGGCATACCTGAAAGAGCTGGGAAAAACGCTGGAGCTGGCCTATCCCCGCTCCCGGATCGAGGTTCGGGCCAGACAGCAATACCTGAATATGTACGATACCATCTCGCGCCATCCCTTTGTGATGGATGTCCTGGAAAAGGCCGTCCGCGCAGCAGGCCTTGAGCCGGTCCTTGAGCCGATTCGGGGCGGCACCGATGGGTCCCGCCTCACCGAGATGGGAATCCCCACGCCCAATATCTTTGCCGGAGGCTTCAACTTCCACGGACGCTACGAGTGGATTCCCGTCTCGGCCATGAGAAGGGCTACCGAGACGATTCTTCATCTGGTTCGGCTCTGGAAGGACGAGGTTCCCGAAAAAAGCTGA
- a CDS encoding DUF2156 domain-containing protein has translation MTIPRYPDVAPLSFSQRDALHPRLALLPEGISEFTFAGLYLFRDTYAYRVSSLPGDHLVVAGEREGSPFCMLPCGLPQDPDLLGDLLGRFGYIKGLGEPQADESWVWLEQQGYTIQEDRDNFDYLYLRTDLAELAGKRYHKKRNHVNAFINNYLYDERPLTPENREDALSILERWQASREDRNDYIAAREALERFQELDLRGYLVYVDNEPAAYTLGEPLMKGRSFVVHFEKALDHYRGIYQFINKAFATILPRHYTWINREQDLGDPGLRQAKMTYRPWGFVKKYRVTGTTAGNHG, from the coding sequence ATGACGATTCCCCGATATCCCGATGTTGCTCCCCTCAGCTTTAGCCAGCGGGACGCCTTGCACCCACGACTGGCCCTTCTGCCCGAGGGAATATCGGAGTTTACCTTCGCCGGTCTCTACCTTTTTCGGGACACCTACGCCTATCGTGTCTCATCCCTGCCCGGAGATCACCTGGTAGTGGCGGGTGAGCGAGAGGGCAGCCCCTTTTGCATGCTTCCCTGCGGCCTTCCCCAGGATCCGGACCTTCTCGGGGATCTCCTGGGGCGCTTCGGATATATCAAGGGCCTGGGAGAACCCCAGGCCGATGAATCCTGGGTGTGGCTGGAACAGCAGGGGTATACCATACAGGAGGATCGGGATAACTTCGATTATCTCTACCTCAGGACGGACCTGGCTGAGCTTGCAGGCAAGCGGTACCACAAAAAGAGAAACCACGTGAACGCCTTCATCAACAATTACCTCTACGACGAGCGGCCCCTGACACCGGAGAACCGGGAAGACGCCTTGTCCATTCTGGAACGCTGGCAGGCATCCCGGGAGGACCGGAACGATTACATCGCAGCCCGGGAAGCGCTGGAACGGTTTCAGGAACTCGACCTTCGGGGGTACCTGGTCTATGTGGACAACGAACCGGCAGCTTACACCCTGGGGGAACCCCTCATGAAGGGGAGGAGTTTTGTGGTGCACTTCGAGAAAGCTCTGGACCACTACCGGGGAATCTACCAGTTCATCAACAAGGCCTTCGCCACGATCCTTCCGCGCCACTATACCTGGATTAACCGGGAGCAGGACCTGGGCGACCCGGGGCTGCGGCAGGCCAAGATGACCTACCGGCCCTGGGGGTTTGTCAAAAAATACCGGGTAACCGGCACCACAGCGGGAAATCATGGCTAA
- a CDS encoding [protein-PII] uridylyltransferase family protein, producing the protein MAKETITLSDLVQPYQGSPDQEHHNQKSADLYGFTLHLKDAPGLFSYISGILGARGFNILEGEITTAGGDARDTFRGQISPTLLEEAGGFPHWLEKTRQDLQQILAPLYQATPDPSAVRDAVAERVALAHGENREDPSGEQDRGEPLLPIEIEITGEDETTRIRVQSQDTSFFLYSLASALALQDLLIRNVQIETRDELIQDVFWVTTRSGKPVTRPEDLRRLRLSILVTKQFSHALHSAADPQEAFLRFEELVRQVALEDEGDRFRDLLANPGAQRKLARLLGASDFLWEDFIRLQYENILPLLQVSQGNRLLSTPGENLAPALEAALEGAPSAREEKRILNRFKDQEAFLIDADHILQKNTDFFFLSHRLTKLAEVVVDQAYRLSWKYLTDRYGIPRTAAGLPAHYAVFGLGKMGGSALGYASDIELMTLYSDRGETDGPEGISNTEFFENLVQGALGLIEAKREGIFRIDLRLRPYGEDGPRAVHIETFIEYFGPAGKAHSAERLALIRLRPVAGDPELGRRVIAIRDQLVYETDSISTSEIRELRLRQAREKAGDGRLNAKLSPGALVDLEYNVQLLQVSRGRTNRALRNPGIHATLRGLSQEGTLDTEETEAMIRSYRFFRTLINGLRMLRGNARDLFLPRYNTPEFIHLARRMGYSDTEDIGSADQLRIDFQVETAAIRSFVERHLGEEALPEAPRGNPADLVLSEAVSEERSSELLAEAGFRNPARAIANIRRIARSPAERNTFARLLVLAWDYLSGSSDPDMALNNWERFTEEVGDRPKFFSQLLSQPRRMEIMLRIFAGSQFLSDTLIRNPLFLEWISDPRIVTSPRNQAQMEQELLQDLAGESDRLSRLGTLRRFRKREILRIGTRDICLAGDFEDIIRELSDLARAVVEATLQEVLRHHPQPESPPGRFAILAFGKLGGGELNYSSDIDLLAIYDLPRDPPGQARTASAQPHGTPRTPRENLDREGPERFWSGVFRQVVRDISDFTVDGQAYRVDLRLRPWGQEGPLVSSLDQILEYYKTGADLWELQAAIKLAPIAGDLDLGAAFLEHLRPVFTRRLQQAGGDRILATVRTLRKRAVSQYATDPSSRDVKNGEGGIRDIEFLLQALQMLHHSLYPNLITGNTLEGLTCLEEAGLLEPDQAARLREDYRFLRRIEHFLQAYEDRQLHTLPAEPRAREKLARIVLGAPPAGQPSPDLPGELPTSELLSARLQETLQRVRGEYDRVVTESARSG; encoded by the coding sequence ATGGCTAAAGAAACAATCACCCTCTCCGATCTGGTACAGCCCTACCAGGGCTCCCCCGATCAGGAGCACCACAACCAGAAGAGCGCCGATCTCTACGGCTTCACCCTGCACCTGAAGGACGCACCGGGGCTCTTCAGCTACATCAGCGGTATCCTGGGAGCCCGGGGGTTCAACATCCTGGAAGGTGAGATCACCACCGCCGGGGGGGACGCCCGGGACACCTTTCGGGGACAGATCTCTCCGACCCTGCTGGAAGAAGCCGGCGGGTTTCCCCACTGGCTGGAGAAAACCCGCCAGGACCTGCAACAGATTCTGGCCCCCCTCTACCAGGCAACGCCCGATCCGTCGGCGGTACGGGACGCCGTGGCCGAACGGGTTGCCCTGGCCCACGGAGAAAACCGGGAAGACCCTTCGGGGGAACAGGATCGGGGGGAACCCCTGCTCCCCATAGAAATAGAGATCACCGGCGAGGATGAAACCACCCGCATCCGCGTTCAATCCCAGGACACCTCCTTCTTTCTCTATTCTCTGGCCAGCGCCCTGGCCTTGCAGGATCTCTTGATTCGCAACGTCCAGATCGAGACCCGGGACGAACTGATCCAGGATGTCTTCTGGGTTACCACCCGCTCGGGAAAACCCGTAACGCGCCCGGAGGACCTCCGGCGGTTGCGCCTCTCGATCCTGGTGACAAAACAGTTTTCCCACGCCCTTCACAGCGCAGCCGATCCCCAGGAGGCGTTCCTTCGCTTCGAGGAGCTGGTCCGACAGGTCGCTCTGGAGGATGAAGGCGACCGGTTCCGGGATCTCCTGGCAAATCCCGGGGCTCAGCGAAAGCTCGCCCGCCTTTTGGGAGCCAGCGATTTTCTCTGGGAAGACTTCATCCGCCTGCAGTACGAGAATATTCTTCCCCTCCTCCAGGTCTCCCAGGGGAACCGCCTCCTGAGCACTCCCGGCGAGAACCTGGCTCCGGCTCTGGAAGCCGCCCTGGAGGGGGCACCATCGGCCCGGGAGGAGAAGCGCATCCTGAACCGCTTCAAGGATCAGGAGGCTTTTCTGATCGATGCCGATCACATCCTCCAGAAAAACACCGATTTTTTCTTTCTGAGTCATCGCCTCACCAAGCTGGCCGAGGTGGTGGTGGACCAGGCCTACCGGCTGAGCTGGAAATATCTGACTGACCGCTACGGAATCCCCCGGACTGCGGCGGGCCTGCCCGCTCACTACGCCGTCTTCGGACTGGGAAAAATGGGAGGAAGCGCCCTGGGCTACGCCTCGGACATCGAACTGATGACCCTCTACAGCGACCGGGGCGAGACCGACGGCCCCGAAGGGATCAGCAATACCGAGTTTTTCGAGAACCTCGTACAGGGGGCTCTGGGACTTATCGAGGCGAAACGGGAGGGGATCTTCCGGATCGATCTTCGGCTGCGTCCCTACGGGGAGGATGGCCCCCGGGCGGTCCATATCGAGACCTTTATCGAGTATTTTGGCCCTGCGGGGAAGGCCCATAGCGCCGAGCGGCTTGCCCTGATCAGGCTTCGGCCCGTAGCGGGAGATCCCGAGCTGGGGCGTCGCGTCATAGCGATACGGGACCAACTGGTCTACGAGACCGATTCGATCTCCACCTCGGAGATTCGGGAGCTTCGCCTTCGTCAGGCGCGGGAGAAGGCCGGCGACGGCCGGTTGAACGCCAAGCTCAGCCCCGGGGCGTTGGTAGACCTGGAGTATAATGTACAGCTCCTGCAGGTCTCCCGAGGCAGGACCAACCGGGCCTTGCGCAACCCCGGAATCCACGCCACCCTGCGGGGGCTCTCCCAGGAGGGAACCCTGGACACGGAAGAGACCGAAGCGATGATCCGCTCCTACCGCTTCTTCCGCACCCTGATCAACGGCTTGCGAATGCTTCGGGGAAACGCCCGGGACCTCTTTCTTCCCCGCTATAATACCCCGGAGTTCATCCATCTGGCCCGCAGGATGGGCTACAGCGACACTGAGGATATCGGAAGCGCCGATCAGCTCCGGATCGATTTCCAGGTAGAAACCGCAGCAATCCGCAGCTTCGTCGAGCGCCACCTGGGCGAAGAGGCCCTCCCCGAGGCACCCCGGGGAAATCCTGCCGACCTGGTCCTCTCCGAGGCCGTGAGCGAGGAGAGAAGCTCCGAACTCCTGGCCGAGGCAGGATTCCGGAACCCCGCCCGGGCAATCGCCAACATACGCCGGATCGCCCGGTCGCCGGCAGAGCGGAACACCTTCGCCCGATTGCTGGTCCTGGCCTGGGATTACCTCTCCGGCTCCAGCGATCCCGACATGGCCCTGAACAACTGGGAACGTTTCACCGAGGAGGTAGGTGACCGCCCGAAGTTTTTCTCCCAGCTTCTCTCCCAACCCCGACGCATGGAAATCATGCTTCGTATCTTTGCAGGAAGCCAGTTCCTCTCGGACACGCTCATTCGAAACCCCCTCTTCCTGGAGTGGATCAGCGATCCCCGGATCGTCACCTCTCCCCGCAATCAGGCGCAGATGGAGCAGGAACTTCTCCAGGACCTCGCCGGAGAGAGCGACCGGCTCAGCCGGCTTGGAACGCTGCGGCGCTTTCGGAAGCGGGAAATCCTGCGAATCGGGACCCGGGACATCTGCCTGGCCGGAGACTTCGAGGATATCATCCGGGAGCTAAGCGACCTGGCCCGGGCAGTTGTGGAGGCGACTCTTCAGGAGGTTCTGCGTCATCATCCCCAGCCAGAAAGCCCTCCGGGCCGCTTCGCCATTCTGGCCTTCGGGAAACTGGGAGGCGGAGAGCTCAACTACAGCTCCGACATCGATTTGCTGGCAATCTACGATCTTCCCCGGGACCCTCCGGGCCAGGCCCGGACCGCGTCGGCTCAACCTCACGGAACGCCCCGGACACCCCGGGAAAACCTTGACCGGGAAGGGCCGGAACGGTTCTGGAGCGGCGTGTTCCGACAGGTTGTGCGGGACATCTCGGACTTCACCGTGGACGGCCAGGCCTATCGGGTGGATCTGCGGCTTCGGCCCTGGGGGCAGGAAGGACCCCTGGTCTCAAGCCTGGACCAGATCCTGGAATACTACAAGACCGGGGCTGACCTCTGGGAACTTCAGGCGGCGATCAAGCTTGCCCCCATCGCGGGAGACCTTGACTTGGGAGCAGCCTTTCTGGAACACCTTCGTCCTGTCTTTACCCGTCGGCTCCAGCAGGCTGGCGGGGATAGAATCCTGGCAACGGTGCGAACCTTGCGAAAACGGGCCGTCAGTCAGTACGCCACCGATCCATCCTCACGGGATGTAAAAAACGGCGAGGGGGGAATCAGGGACATCGAGTTTTTGCTGCAGGCACTCCAAATGCTCCACCACTCCCTGTACCCCAATCTGATAACAGGCAACACCCTGGAGGGGCTCACCTGCCTGGAGGAAGCAGGCCTTCTGGAGCCGGATCAGGCGGCCAGGCTCAGGGAGGACTACCGGTTTCTGCGTCGGATCGAGCATTTTCTCCAGGCCTACGAGGATCGGCAGCTTCACACGCTGCCGGCGGAGCCCCGGGCCCGGGAGAAGCTCGCCCGGATCGTCCTGGGCGCTCCTCCGGCAGGGCAGCCCTCCCCGGACTTGCCTGGGGAGCTCCCCACGTCGGAGTTGCTCTCGGCACGGCTCCAGGAGACCCTCCAGCGGGTCCGGGGTGAATACGACCGGGTTGTTACCGAATCTGCCCGGTCAGGTTGA
- the ribH gene encoding 6,7-dimethyl-8-ribityllumazine synthase: protein MDYRVLEGRLSAEGLRVGMVSARFNSFITDRLVEGALDCLTRHGADTGSITLAKVPGAWEIPLVAQKMAQSGAYDGLICLGAVIRGSTPHFDYVSAEVSKGIASVSLATGVPITFGVLTTDTVEQAVERAGTKAGNKGWDAALGLIEMVNLTGQIR from the coding sequence ATGGATTATCGTGTGCTGGAAGGAAGGCTCTCTGCCGAGGGTCTGCGTGTGGGAATGGTCTCTGCCCGGTTCAACTCCTTTATCACGGACCGTCTTGTCGAGGGCGCTCTGGATTGCCTCACCCGTCACGGTGCGGATACCGGCTCGATTACGCTGGCAAAGGTTCCGGGAGCCTGGGAAATACCCCTGGTGGCCCAAAAAATGGCTCAAAGCGGAGCCTACGACGGTCTCATTTGCCTGGGAGCGGTTATCCGCGGGTCCACTCCCCACTTCGACTATGTTTCGGCCGAAGTGAGCAAGGGGATCGCCTCGGTGAGCCTTGCCACGGGGGTCCCCATCACCTTTGGGGTTCTCACCACCGACACGGTTGAGCAGGCCGTGGAGCGGGCCGGGACAAAGGCCGGAAACAAGGGCTGGGACGCAGCTCTGGGGCTGATCGAGATGGTCAACCTGACCGGGCAGATTCGGTAA
- the ribB gene encoding 3,4-dihydroxy-2-butanone-4-phosphate synthase, producing the protein MRQGEDLVTAEKNKTTEKTGATEKTGATEKTGITERRRRSSATLDRVARAIDVIRSGGMILVRDDESRENEGDLVCAAEHATEETIAFMAVQGRGLICQPLPESIARRLNLGPMAPVNTEGLSTAFTVSVDAREGVTTGISAADRARTIAAVIDPGTAPEDLRRPGHVFPLVAREGGVLVRPGHTEAAVDLARLAGLIPSGVICEVLNDDGTMARGPDLEDLSRRFDLPLISVADLIVYRDALGDIALESSSQALLPTDFGEFQVRAFRTADPSTPEVLLMEHRGERPSGKDPLVRVHSECLTGEALHSQRCDCGPQLHHALGEIARQGGALVYLRQEGRGIGLFEKIRAYTLQDQGLDTIEANLALGHQADLRRFGAAAAVLRQGGYRRVRLLTNNPEKQAALGAGGIEVTERIPLLTGQTKHNQAYLRTKFEEMGHLGKDD; encoded by the coding sequence ATGAGACAAGGAGAGGATCTGGTGACCGCAGAAAAGAATAAAACCACAGAAAAAACCGGGGCTACAGAAAAAACCGGGGCTACAGAAAAAACCGGGATCACAGAAAGACGACGAAGGTCCTCGGCAACCCTGGACAGGGTGGCCCGGGCGATTGATGTTATTCGATCGGGAGGGATGATTCTTGTCCGGGACGATGAGAGTCGCGAGAACGAGGGTGATCTGGTCTGCGCGGCCGAACACGCCACGGAGGAGACGATCGCCTTCATGGCGGTCCAGGGCAGGGGCCTGATCTGCCAGCCTCTGCCGGAATCAATTGCCCGCAGGCTGAACCTGGGACCTATGGCCCCGGTGAATACCGAAGGACTTTCCACGGCCTTCACGGTCAGTGTCGATGCCCGGGAGGGCGTCACAACGGGGATCTCCGCGGCGGACCGGGCCAGGACGATCGCTGCCGTGATAGATCCCGGGACAGCTCCCGAGGATCTGCGGCGGCCCGGTCACGTCTTTCCCCTGGTGGCCCGGGAGGGCGGCGTTCTGGTCCGGCCGGGCCATACCGAGGCAGCGGTCGATCTGGCGAGGCTGGCAGGACTTATCCCCAGTGGGGTTATCTGCGAGGTCCTCAACGACGACGGCACCATGGCCAGGGGCCCGGACCTGGAGGATCTCTCCCGGCGTTTTGACCTTCCCCTGATTTCCGTGGCTGACCTGATCGTGTACCGCGATGCCCTGGGGGATATAGCCCTGGAGTCCTCCTCCCAGGCGCTCCTTCCCACCGATTTTGGCGAGTTCCAGGTCCGGGCCTTCAGAACGGCTGACCCGTCTACCCCGGAGGTTCTCCTGATGGAGCACCGGGGAGAGCGGCCTTCGGGCAAGGATCCCCTGGTGAGAGTCCATTCGGAGTGTCTCACGGGAGAGGCCCTCCACAGCCAGCGCTGCGACTGCGGCCCCCAGCTCCACCACGCCCTGGGGGAGATCGCCCGTCAGGGGGGCGCCCTGGTCTACCTTCGGCAGGAAGGGCGGGGAATCGGTCTGTTTGAGAAGATTCGGGCCTATACCCTTCAGGATCAGGGCCTGGACACGATCGAGGCGAATCTTGCTCTGGGCCATCAGGCCGATCTTCGACGATTTGGTGCTGCCGCAGCGGTTCTTCGCCAGGGAGGATACCGGCGGGTGCGGCTTCTGACGAACAATCCCGAAAAACAGGCGGCCCTGGGGGCCGGTGGAATCGAGGTTACTGAACGGATTCCCCTCCTGACGGGGCAAACAAAACACAACCAGGCCTATCTGAGGACAAAGTTCGAAGAGATGGGGCACCTGGGAAAGGATGACTAA
- a CDS encoding riboflavin synthase, producing MFTGLVEEIGQVGQVARRGDYQSLQIRASAVIQGMAPGDSVAVNGVCQTVTDIGPQSFTVETLAVSLEKTTLGTLRPGHRVNLERALTPSSRLGGHFVQGHVDGTARIRESRRIGPNGFLGVALSPELLRYCVREGSITIDGVSLTIAGLDSEGITVNVIPLTWDATVLRDRRAGDSVNIEVDIIGRYVERLLGLSPEGGLSQERLAAWGYGT from the coding sequence ATGTTTACAGGACTCGTCGAGGAAATCGGCCAGGTGGGGCAGGTTGCCCGCCGGGGGGACTATCAGAGCCTTCAGATTCGGGCTTCAGCTGTGATCCAGGGGATGGCCCCGGGCGATTCTGTCGCCGTGAACGGAGTCTGTCAGACAGTCACCGATATTGGCCCACAGTCTTTCACTGTGGAGACCCTGGCGGTCTCTCTGGAGAAGACAACCCTGGGAACGCTCAGGCCGGGCCACCGGGTGAACCTTGAGCGTGCTCTTACCCCCTCGTCTCGGCTGGGCGGGCATTTTGTCCAGGGACACGTGGACGGAACCGCCCGTATCAGGGAGTCCCGCCGTATTGGCCCCAACGGGTTTCTCGGGGTCGCCCTCTCTCCGGAGCTGTTGCGGTATTGCGTCCGGGAAGGGTCAATCACCATAGACGGAGTGAGTCTTACCATTGCCGGGCTGGATTCGGAGGGGATCACGGTGAACGTGATTCCCCTCACCTGGGACGCTACGGTTCTCCGGGATCGTCGGGCGGGAGATTCGGTAAATATCGAAGTGGACATTATCGGCCGCTATGTGGAGCGCCTGCTGGGGCTCTCCCCCGAAGGGGGGCTCTCGCAGGAGCGTCTTGCGGCCTGGGGATACGGAACATGA
- the ribD gene encoding bifunctional diaminohydroxyphosphoribosylaminopyrimidine deaminase/5-amino-6-(5-phosphoribosylamino)uracil reductase RibD: protein MLDDQDDRRLVQTLELAQGGAGRVEPNPQVGAVIVQAGEVIATGFHRRYGEAHAEAEALARAGSSARGGVLYCNLEPCSHRGPGKHQPPCVDAIIAAGISRVVVGQQDPNPAVRGRGLRRLREAGIIVDCADDPAPFIRHNRAFNTTMALGRPFVHLKCAISLDGRLATARGDSRWITDEKARAGVHRLRGACDAVLVGRNTAETDDPLLTVRDAPLPARGQPRAIVLDSQARLSRESSLVRHRAGELLLCVSEGAPRDDVLALQEKGVTVLPCREDPRQGLDLKDVLRSLKDQGVRSILVEGGGLVITAFLRAGLFDRLTAYVAPLVLGAGREAVGDLGIHRIDQAVAFEEVRWDRIGNQQCFDGYRRGWAGEIVAVAQEGVV from the coding sequence ATGCTTGACGATCAAGATGATCGGAGGCTTGTCCAGACTCTCGAGCTCGCACAAGGCGGCGCTGGCCGGGTTGAACCAAACCCCCAGGTCGGCGCTGTGATTGTTCAGGCTGGAGAAGTCATCGCGACAGGCTTCCACCGCCGGTACGGCGAGGCCCATGCTGAAGCCGAGGCCCTAGCCAGGGCCGGTTCCAGTGCACGCGGAGGAGTTCTCTATTGCAATCTGGAGCCCTGTTCGCACAGAGGCCCCGGAAAACACCAGCCCCCCTGCGTAGATGCGATTATCGCTGCCGGAATATCCCGTGTTGTGGTGGGGCAGCAGGACCCGAACCCGGCCGTGCGGGGCCGAGGCCTGAGGCGTCTTCGTGAGGCCGGTATCATCGTGGATTGTGCCGACGATCCGGCTCCCTTCATTCGACATAACAGAGCCTTTAACACCACCATGGCCCTGGGGCGTCCCTTTGTTCATCTCAAATGCGCCATCTCGCTGGACGGCCGCCTGGCCACCGCCCGGGGTGACTCCCGGTGGATCACCGATGAGAAAGCCCGCGCCGGGGTTCACCGCTTGAGGGGTGCCTGCGATGCCGTCCTGGTAGGCAGAAACACTGCCGAAACAGACGACCCCCTTCTGACCGTCCGGGATGCACCGCTGCCGGCCCGGGGGCAGCCCCGGGCAATCGTGCTGGACAGCCAGGCCCGCCTTTCCCGGGAGAGTTCTCTCGTGAGGCACCGCGCCGGGGAGCTTCTGCTCTGCGTTTCCGAAGGAGCTCCCCGGGATGATGTCCTGGCCCTGCAGGAGAAGGGGGTCACAGTCCTTCCCTGCAGGGAAGACCCCCGGCAGGGTCTTGATCTGAAGGATGTTCTTCGCAGCCTGAAGGACCAGGGAGTTCGTTCCATCCTGGTTGAGGGGGGCGGTCTGGTCATTACCGCTTTTCTCCGGGCCGGCCTTTTTGACCGGCTTACGGCCTACGTGGCTCCCCTGGTTCTGGGAGCCGGTCGGGAGGCTGTGGGAGATCTGGGAATTCACCGAATTGATCAGGCCGTGGCCTTTGAGGAGGTGAGGTGGGACCGCATAGGAAACCAGCAGTGCTTTGACGGCTACCGCCGGGGCTGGGCCGGAGAGATTGTGGCCGTAGCGCAGGAAGGAGTCGTCTGA
- a CDS encoding substrate-binding domain-containing protein, producing MKGSKGYCAAIALVLAFVTVLPAFAGGGRERDQVPYIAVVSKGEQHDFWQQVRLGAATAAEELGVEMTFEGPPSESDVQIQVEMLNSAIARGPVAVALAALDTASVLDQLESLGAQNIPVIGFDSGVPEAPAGVIHANASTDNFAAAGLAAAKMYEALAAEIDAATAARPVRIVVLNQDARGESLLSRGRGFRDTLVDVVASRSPLAKSDIRVTGNPAFVDSHNPTTGEKLIIEMVVPASGSAQDTTSAAQAVLNRVSDQNIRGIFMSNEGTVRGLLSATDDGADLPVVYPGLVAIGFDAGRAQKDAVANQYFLGSVTQDPFSIGYQAVTLAHAAYKGMSVSDVDTGARFYTHENMNDSEIKGLLYD from the coding sequence ATGAAGGGTTCAAAAGGGTATTGTGCAGCGATTGCCCTGGTGCTGGCGTTCGTGACGGTTCTGCCCGCCTTTGCAGGGGGCGGACGGGAACGGGATCAGGTGCCGTACATTGCTGTGGTGTCCAAGGGGGAGCAGCACGATTTCTGGCAGCAGGTTCGCTTGGGTGCGGCCACGGCCGCCGAGGAGTTGGGAGTAGAGATGACCTTCGAAGGGCCTCCTTCGGAGAGTGATGTGCAGATTCAGGTGGAGATGCTGAACAGTGCAATCGCACGAGGCCCCGTGGCGGTAGCTTTGGCTGCCCTCGATACGGCCTCGGTACTGGACCAGCTGGAATCGCTGGGAGCCCAGAATATTCCTGTGATCGGTTTTGACTCGGGTGTACCCGAGGCGCCGGCGGGAGTTATTCATGCCAACGCCTCTACCGATAACTTTGCCGCTGCCGGTCTGGCTGCGGCAAAAATGTATGAGGCTCTGGCCGCCGAGATCGATGCAGCCACAGCGGCCCGGCCCGTGAGGATCGTGGTGCTCAACCAGGATGCCCGTGGCGAATCGCTTCTGAGCCGGGGCCGGGGATTCCGGGATACCCTGGTAGACGTTGTAGCGAGCCGTTCTCCCCTGGCCAAGTCTGACATTCGCGTTACGGGAAACCCTGCCTTTGTGGACAGCCATAACCCCACCACGGGCGAGAAGCTGATCATCGAGATGGTGGTCCCCGCATCGGGTTCCGCCCAGGATACCACGTCGGCTGCCCAGGCGGTGCTGAACCGGGTCAGTGATCAGAACATTCGGGGTATCTTCATGAGTAACGAGGGGACGGTCCGGGGATTGCTCTCGGCTACCGATGACGGGGCCGATCTGCCCGTGGTGTACCCCGGTCTGGTGGCAATCGGCTTTGATGCCGGCCGTGCCCAGAAGGATGCCGTGGCAAACCAGTATTTCCTGGGATCTGTCACGCAAGACCCTTTCTCCATTGGCTATCAGGCGGTGACCCTCGCTCATGCAGCGTACAAGGGAATGAGTGTTTCCGATGTCGATACGGGAGCCCGGTTCTACACTCATGAGAACATGAACGATTCCGAGATTAAAGGATTGCTCTACGATTGA